TCGCTTTTTTGCCAAGAAACAGGGGCTCAATTACTCAATGACCCAACAGTAATCAGCCTTTACGATCATAGCGTACTACTCATGCATGGCGACAGCCTCTGTACACAAGACGTTGAATACATGAAGTTTCGCAAAAACATGAGAGACCCTCAGTGGCAAACACTGTTTTTACAACGAAGCCTGCCAGAAAGACAACTGGTTGCACAACAACTCAGAACAATCAGTCAAGCTAAGAACAAAGGCAAAACCCAAGAGATAATGGATGTCACACCAGCGGAAGTTGTAGGTTCTATGAAAGAGCATGCGGTTGACACTTTAATTCACGGTCATACCCACCGTCCAGACACCCACGAGATATTGGTAGATGGCAAGCCAGCCACCCGAATAGTACTGGGCGACTGGGACACCCATGTCTGGTTTATTCAAGCAGAGCCAAATGGTGAGATCGAACTACTTAAATACCCTATTTAACCATAACCTTAACAGCGCACTTATGCGTAGCAGCCTCGTCCCGCAACAAAAACACCCCAGAAAAACGAAGCACTGAAACCAAGAACACCTGTAGCGCCAAAGTGTTGGCGCTACAGCATAACACCACTATGAAATCTAAACTCAGTATCCTCATCTAATATGAGTGACTTCTCAACTTCAGCAAACTCAGCCACCCTTTCATCTATTGAACCATTAGCAGCATCACGCGCTAGCTTTAGGTAATCCTGATAGTGCCGGGCTTCTGATTTAAGCAACGATAAATAAAACTTCTTTAACTCTTCATCCAAAAACGGTGACAACTTAGCGAAACGCTCACATGACCTAGCCTCTATAAACGCACCAATTATCAACACATCAACTAACTGCCCAGGCTCTGTTTTTCTTACATGCTGCCGCATTCCACCCGCATAACGAGAAGCAGACAACCCCCTAAATGGGATATCTCTTTTTTTGAGAATGGCCAACACCTGCTCGAAGTGTCTTAACTCTTCGCGAGCCAATCTCGACATCTTCGCTTGAAGATCCAACCTATCTGGATAGCGATACATCAAATTGATCGCAGTCGAGGCTGCCTTTCTTTCGCAGTGAGCATGATCAATAAGCAGTATGGACTGATTATCGAGCGCAGCCTCTATCCACCGCTGGGGTGTTTCGCAAGGTAGAAATAAGTGAATATCCGATAAGTCTTGTTGCTGAGTCACAAACTACTCCAAATTATTGTGATAGCGGAGAACGCCCGAAAAAGGTGCAATTATATCGCCTAATCAACCGATTAACCATCTGACAATATTAGTGAATGTCGACTAATTGGTAGCAATACAGTTAGATTCCAATCTTAACATTTTCATTAAAACACTGTAGAATATTGCCGCTTAAAAAAATTAAGACTGATGCATCCCAAACCTAAACGGAAACGTTTCGATACGGATATGTCATTCAACAACTCCCGAGATGTCTATACTTAGCCATCCGGGTTCAGGAACTGATGAGGGTTTAAATCGTGCTAGAAGCATATCGTAAACACGTAGCAGAGCGTGCAGCTGAAGGAGTACCACCTAAGGCGCTTAACGCTGAACAAGTAGCTAGTTTGGTAGAACTAATTAAAAATCCACCAGCTGGCGAAGAAGACGTTCTGGTTGACCTACTTGAAAACCGTATCCCTCCCGGTGTAGACGAAGCCGCTTATGTAAAAGCCGCTTTCTTGACCGCTATCGTTAAAGGCGAAGCAGAGTCTCCTCTAGTCAGCAAAGAAAAAGCTGTACAGCTATTAGGCATGATGCAAGGTGGATACAACATCTCTACTTTGGTTGAGTTGCTAGATGACGCAGACTTGGCAGAATTAGCAAGCAAAGAACTCAAGCACACATTGCTAATGTTTGACGCATTCAACGACGTTGAAGAAAAGATGAAAGCCGGCAACGCTGCAGCGAAGGCTGTAATGGAATCTTGGGCTAACGCTGAGTGGTTCACAAGCCGCGATAAAGTTGCTGAAAGCATTAAGATGGCCATCTTTAAAGTAACTGGCGAAATTAACACAGATGACCTTTCACCTGCTCCAGATGCTTGGTCTCGTCCTGATATCCCATTACACGCTCGCGCTGCATTCAAGATGACTCGCGACGGTCTAACACCAGAAGAGCACGGTGTCGTTGGCCCAATGAGCCAAATCGAAGAGATCAAATCTAAAGGCCTTCCGGTTGCATTTATCGGTGATGTTGTAGGTACAGGTTCTTCTCGTAAATCTGCTACCAACTCTGTACTTTGGTTCTTCGGTGAAGACATGCCAGGCACACCAAATAAGCGTACTGGTGGTGTTTGTTTTGGTTCTAAAGTCGCTCCTATCTTCTTCAACACCATGGAAGATGCAGGCGCACTTGTTTTTGAAGCACCTGTAGACAAGATCAACATGGGCGACATTGTTGAAATTCGTCCATATGATCGTAAAATTCTAAATGAAGCTGGCGAAGTAATTTCTGAAATCTACATCAAGTCAGATGTGATTTTTGACGAGGTTCAAGCAGGTGGACGTATCAACCTAATTATCGGTCGTGGTCTAACGGCTAAAGCCCGTGAATCTCTAGGTTTAGGCGCTACTGACATTTTCCGCTTACCTGTTGACCCTGCCGGCTCTTCAAAAGGCTTCTCATTGGCTCAAAAGATGGTTGGTCGTGCTTGTGGCCTTCCAGAAGGTCAAGGCGTACGTCCAGGTACATACTGCGAACCTAAAATGACAACCGTTGGTTCTCAGGATACAACGGGTCCAATGACGCGTGACGAGCTTAAAGATTTAGCATGTCTGGGCTTCCAAGCAGACTTAGTTATGCAGTCTTTCTGCCATACCGCCGCTTACCCTAAGCCTGTCGACGTTGAAATGCAGCACACAATGCCAGACTTTATTCAGACTCGTGGTGGTGTAGCACTTCGTCCAGGAGACGGTGTAATCCACTCTTGGTTAAACCGTATGCTACTTCCTGATACTGTTGGTACTGGTGGTGACTCTCACACTCGTTTCCCAATGGGCATCTCTTTCCCAGCGGGTTCTGGCTTGGTTGCTTTTGCAGCAGCGACGGGTGTTATGCCTCTTGATATGCCAGAGTCAATCTTGGTTCGCTTCAAAGGTAAGCTAAACAAAGGCATCACTCTTCGTGACCTAGTACATGCGATCCCTTATTACGGCATTAAGCAAGGTCTTCTAACTGTTGAGAAAGCAGGAAAGATCAACGAATTCTCAGGTCGCGTACTTGAAATCGAAGGTTTGGACGATCTAACAGTAGAGCAAGCATTTGAATTATCTGATGCGTCAGCTGAACGCTCTGCAGCGGGCTGCTCTATCAAGCTTTCAGAAGAAGCAGTGACCGAGTACTTAAAATCTAACATCGTTATGTTACGCTGGATGATTGCAGAAGGTTACGGTGACCCTCGTACTCTAGAGCGTCGCGCGAAGTCAATGGAAGCATGGTTAGAAAACCCAAGCCTTCTAGAAGCCGATGCAGATGCAGAATACAAGCATATCATCGAGATTGATCTAGCAGACATCAAAGAGCCTATCGTATGCTGCCCTAACGACCCTGATGATGCGAAACTGCTTTCTGAAGCGGCTGGCACTAAGGTTGACGAGGTATTCATCGGTTCTTGTATGACCAACATTGGTCATTTCCGTGCTGCCGGTAAACTTCTTGCGGCTAACAAAGAGCCTCTAAAGACTCGTTTCTGGATGACGCCTCCAACTAAGATGGATGCAGCTCAGCTAATGGAAGAAGGTTACTACAATACATTCGGAACAGCCGGCGTACGTACAGAAGTACCAGGGTGTTCACTATGTATGGGTAACCAGGCGCGTGTAGCAGCTAACTCTACAGTGCTATCGACCTCTACTCGTAACTTCCCTAACCGTTTAGGGGATGGCGCAAACGTTTACCTGACATCTGCAGAGCTAGCATCTGTTGGTGCTATTATGGGTAAATTACCTACACCTGCTGAGTACCTAGAGTACGTAGAAGGTCTAGAAGGCGTTTCTGATGAAGTTTACAAGTACTTGAACTTCGACCAGATGAATGACTACACGAGCAAAGCAGCTACAGCTTCAATCGAAGACTAAGCCTAGTTAGTCACATACTACTCATAAATCCGCCTTTGGCAGATTTATGAGTAATCTAATACCCGCTAATTGCGGGTATTTTTTTGTCTTTATTCTGCTCATCATCTGCTTATACCTTTTTCACCAGACCCGAGAGATGATTTATTTTTCTAGCTTCTCATGAGATTGGTCAACTACACCTTTCAACAAGACTGCTATGCTAGAGTTATAAGAATCAAACAAGTTAATAATCAAAAAATAAAAATGGTCAATTATCAAAGGAATAAAAAATGGCTTTAGTAAAAAAAGTAATGAAAACCAGCCTTGTTACCGCTACTTCTGAAGAGACTGTTTCTAATGTCTGCCAGCGGATGAAAGAAGAGCGCCTTGGGGCAATACTCATTATTAATAACAACAAACTATCCGGAATCTTTACCGAACGAGATCTATTAAACCGCGTTATCGCTGAAGGATTAAACCCTGCAACAACAAACGTAATGGATGTTGCGACTCCAAACCCAATAGTTGTGAAGGATGACACCCATATTAAAGAGTGTGCTGAGATACTGCGCGACCAGGGGTTTCGCCACCTACCCGTTACTGATCAAGAAGGTAACCCTGCTGGAATAGTCTCTTCCCGTGACTTCTTCCAATACATGGCGAATGAATTAGAACAAGTTATTGATAGAATGCGCGGAACCGATGAGAAAGTTGATGAGAGCTTCGACATCTATGAGTACTTAGGTGCAGGAGGCTGCGGTCTACCAAGACTCTAATCTAAAGTTCTAGGCTCTAATCTTCAAGCTCTAAGCTCATGAGGATTCAATAGCATAGCCTTGCTATAAGGCTATGCCACTACCACGTAATTCGCCTCTAGATAACCACACTTCTTGCCTTTAGAGTAAATATTGACGATAAGTGGAAAATCAATTCTCCCCTTTGAAAATAACTGCTCTTTAAGCGCATCATTCGATACATCAGAATCAATATTTGCTGCCAGCTCAATATCAGCCATAACAGGCCTTTTATAATGAATGACCGCTTTTTTGACCACTAACTGTCCCGACAAGCAAGCGAGATCAACCCTGTTATGTACTAGCGCCCACCCTGTAGCAACAGCTAATGAATAAAGAGAGCCAGCAAAACCAGTTCCGTGCATATTGCGATTAGGCTCAAGTGGAGCTGATGTAGTGATTGAAACAGCATCTAAAGACCCTATTTTTAGCTCCATAAACCTACATAACGGTATATGCTCTTGTAACAACTGATTCATTTCTTCAATATTCATAAACACCTATTATCTTAATAACTAAAACCGAGTCGCGACAGTCATACATGACTAACGTAAAAGTATACACGCTATCAAATTACGAAGTGATGTGTTTGCAAGCTTTCAATTGTATTAAACTTGAGACAACTAATAGAAAACAGGAAGTTATAACCTGTAGTCATATAAAAATTACAGAATAAGAGCAAAACACTTATGAAATTTATCGACATAAAAGAGTTTGGTGGCCCAGAAGTACTCACCCTAAAAACAACTTCCTCTCCCACCCCCTCTGAAAATGAAGTATTAATCAACGTGGTTGCAGCGGGCGTTAATCGTCCCGACGTTATTCAAAGGCAAGGGCATTACCCTGCCCCTCCAGGCGCCTCACCGATTTTGGGTTTAGAGGTTTCTGGAGAGGTCATTCAAATCGGTAAAAACGTAACTGGACTTGCCGTTGGCGATAAAGTCTGTGCTCTAGCAAATGGAGGTGGTTACGCCGAACAAGTATGCGTACCAGCATCTCAATGCTTACCGATACCTAGAGGGTTAACCATGGTTGAGGCTGCCGCATTGCCAGAGACATTTTTCACAGTATGGAGCAACGTTTTTGATCGCGGCCATCTACAGCCAGGTGAGTCACTGCTAATACATGGCGGGTCTAGTGGCATTGGTACTACAGCCATTCAAATGGGCAAAGCAATGGGGGCAAAAGTATTTATCACCGCAGGAAGCCAAGAAAAATGCGACGCATGCATAGCCCTCGGTGCTGATGTCGCGATTAACTACCATGAGTCAGACTTTGTAGAAGTAATAAAAGAGGCAACAGGCGCTAAGGGTGTTGATGTCATTCTAGATATGGTGGGTGGCGATTACATTCCCAAAAACTTCAAGATAGCGGCATTAGAAGGGCGCATAATCAATATTGCGTTTTTACAAGGTCCTGTCATAAAGGCAAATTTTTTACCTGTGATGCTAAAAAGACTAACCGTAACAGGCTCCACATTGCGCCCTCAAACAGAGGCGACGAAAGCGGCAATAGCCACCCATTTAAGAAATACTATTTGGCCTAAAATTGAGACAGGCGAGATCAAACCCGTTATTGCTAAAGTGTTTCCACTTGAAGAGGCAGAAAATGCCCACAGACTTATGGAAAGCAATCAACACATTGGAAAAATCGTATTAAAAGTCGCTGCAGAATAGATTGTAGTAACAATTAGCGTTATTAAACTATTCATACAGTAGTCACGGCTCATATTTAGCAATGACTACTGTATGAATGGTTAGCATTATCAATTATTAACCGGTTTTAAGGGGCGCAGCCATTAATTTTCTCAAACCGCGCAATCAGCTCCCGGGCGCTAATGACGACAGGCATATCAATCATTTTGCCTTTAAACTCTACCGCGCCACGCCCTTCAGCTAACCCTTTTTCAAAAGCATCAATCAGCCCTCTGGCATGCTCAATCGCATCAGCGCTTGGCATTAACTCTTCATTCAAGATAGCAGCTTGCTTGGGATGAATACAAAATGCCCCGACAAACCCTAGCTGATTTGCAAATTGAACAGTTTTTCTGAAGGCCTCTATATCACTATAGTCTGCAATCGAACCCGGAAAACCTAGCGGCGAAATACCCGCTCGCCGACAAGCATAAGCGATCATCTGGTTGGGCATAAGCAGTGTTTCAGGGATCGAATGCATACCTGCTGACGCAGAAAAATCTTCGGACCCCAACGTAATTGAGATCACTCGAGGGTTTGCACTGGCAATTTCATCTAACCTAGGAAGCGCCTCTACCGACTCAATCATGGCAATCAAAAGAGTATGGCCGGATTCAATCCCCCGCTCGCGCTCCAGTTTATCGATCTTAGTCGCGATAGAGATAACTTGTTCAGCGCTTTCAACCTTTGGTATTACGATGGCTGCCACCGATGCATCTATCGAAGCCTGCAAGTCTAGCATAGCCATTTCTTCATCAAGGTTTATCCTAACTAACGCTGCCGCCCCCTCTACGGAGACTTGCTTAGCTGCATTAACAACCTTTGTTCGTGCAAGCTCTTTTTCCGCTAAAGGGACGCTATCTTCTAAATCGAGAATATAAGCGTCAGCCCCTCTACTGTGAGCCTTAGCCACAAACTTATCGACATGAACTGGTATAAATAATAGCGACCGCCAACCAGGGTAAGCAGCATGATCCGTTTTCGTTTCCATCAACCTACCCCTTAATCTTCGCGTCGATTTTCATACACATGGCATTATCACTATCTACCGACCATAGTTGCAAAGTCTCACCTTCAGATTTTGCCTCAACCTTAAAGGGAGCGGTATCAAAAGTGGGTCGCACGGCTCTAAACTTAATATAGGACACCGATTCGTTAGGTAATTCAGATCGAGCCAACTCTAGTAGCAACGTAACTAATAAAGGTCCATGAACAACTAAAGCAGGATATAACTCCTCTTGTACAGCATAAGTTCTATCGTAATGAATACGGTGACCATTGAACGTGAGTGCAGAGTAACGAAATAATAATACTGGGTCAGGAGTAATGGTTTTACTCCAAGTCGCGTCTGCAGGTGGAGCCTTCACAGGCGGTAGCGGTGAGTCTGCTGCAGGCTGCTCTCGGTAAACAATATTCTGTAGCTGGCTTATACATAAGTTATCAAACTGATAAATCTCATGCTTAACCGTAACAAATATAAGCGTACCAGTACTCCCCTCTTTTAAATCGACGGACTGGATCGTTGATACTCGTTTAGCAGGGCTACCGATCACAACAGGTTTTATATACTGAGCCTCACCCGCTGCCCACATTCTTCTCGGTAAAGGAACGGGAGGTAAAAACCCCCCTTTACTTGGGTGTCCATCAACACCAGTCGCTGAGGCTTTTGGTGTCGGCAGAAAATACATCCACTCCCAGAAAGGCGGTAATGGATCGCCTTTTTCTGGCAATAATTCGTTATCCAATGCTGCAGCAAGTGCCTGAGCTGGAAACAGAGCAATATCATCATTCAGAGTTTCTTGCTTACCAATCCATGTTTGTAAA
This genomic window from Alkalimarinus sediminis contains:
- a CDS encoding UDP-2,3-diacylglucosamine diphosphatase, which encodes MTTLFISDLHLEEKRPEIIEAFFTFLKQKALNIDALYILGDFFEAWIGDDENTPLQVSVKDRLKEVTESGTLLFIMHGNRDFLMGSLFCQETGAQLLNDPTVISLYDHSVLLMHGDSLCTQDVEYMKFRKNMRDPQWQTLFLQRSLPERQLVAQQLRTISQAKNKGKTQEIMDVTPAEVVGSMKEHAVDTLIHGHTHRPDTHEILVDGKPATRIVLGDWDTHVWFIQAEPNGEIELLKYPI
- a CDS encoding tRNA-(ms[2]io[6]A)-hydroxylase: MTQQQDLSDIHLFLPCETPQRWIEAALDNQSILLIDHAHCERKAASTAINLMYRYPDRLDLQAKMSRLAREELRHFEQVLAILKKRDIPFRGLSASRYAGGMRQHVRKTEPGQLVDVLIIGAFIEARSCERFAKLSPFLDEELKKFYLSLLKSEARHYQDYLKLARDAANGSIDERVAEFAEVEKSLILDEDTEFRFHSGVML
- the acnB gene encoding bifunctional aconitate hydratase 2/2-methylisocitrate dehydratase; the protein is MLEAYRKHVAERAAEGVPPKALNAEQVASLVELIKNPPAGEEDVLVDLLENRIPPGVDEAAYVKAAFLTAIVKGEAESPLVSKEKAVQLLGMMQGGYNISTLVELLDDADLAELASKELKHTLLMFDAFNDVEEKMKAGNAAAKAVMESWANAEWFTSRDKVAESIKMAIFKVTGEINTDDLSPAPDAWSRPDIPLHARAAFKMTRDGLTPEEHGVVGPMSQIEEIKSKGLPVAFIGDVVGTGSSRKSATNSVLWFFGEDMPGTPNKRTGGVCFGSKVAPIFFNTMEDAGALVFEAPVDKINMGDIVEIRPYDRKILNEAGEVISEIYIKSDVIFDEVQAGGRINLIIGRGLTAKARESLGLGATDIFRLPVDPAGSSKGFSLAQKMVGRACGLPEGQGVRPGTYCEPKMTTVGSQDTTGPMTRDELKDLACLGFQADLVMQSFCHTAAYPKPVDVEMQHTMPDFIQTRGGVALRPGDGVIHSWLNRMLLPDTVGTGGDSHTRFPMGISFPAGSGLVAFAAATGVMPLDMPESILVRFKGKLNKGITLRDLVHAIPYYGIKQGLLTVEKAGKINEFSGRVLEIEGLDDLTVEQAFELSDASAERSAAGCSIKLSEEAVTEYLKSNIVMLRWMIAEGYGDPRTLERRAKSMEAWLENPSLLEADADAEYKHIIEIDLADIKEPIVCCPNDPDDAKLLSEAAGTKVDEVFIGSCMTNIGHFRAAGKLLAANKEPLKTRFWMTPPTKMDAAQLMEEGYYNTFGTAGVRTEVPGCSLCMGNQARVAANSTVLSTSTRNFPNRLGDGANVYLTSAELASVGAIMGKLPTPAEYLEYVEGLEGVSDEVYKYLNFDQMNDYTSKAATASIED
- a CDS encoding cyclic nucleotide-binding/CBS domain-containing protein → MALVKKVMKTSLVTATSEETVSNVCQRMKEERLGAILIINNNKLSGIFTERDLLNRVIAEGLNPATTNVMDVATPNPIVVKDDTHIKECAEILRDQGFRHLPVTDQEGNPAGIVSSRDFFQYMANELEQVIDRMRGTDEKVDESFDIYEYLGAGGCGLPRL
- a CDS encoding YiiD C-terminal domain-containing protein, with the translated sequence MNIEEMNQLLQEHIPLCRFMELKIGSLDAVSITTSAPLEPNRNMHGTGFAGSLYSLAVATGWALVHNRVDLACLSGQLVVKKAVIHYKRPVMADIELAANIDSDVSNDALKEQLFSKGRIDFPLIVNIYSKGKKCGYLEANYVVVA
- a CDS encoding NAD(P)H-quinone oxidoreductase; this translates as MKFIDIKEFGGPEVLTLKTTSSPTPSENEVLINVVAAGVNRPDVIQRQGHYPAPPGASPILGLEVSGEVIQIGKNVTGLAVGDKVCALANGGGYAEQVCVPASQCLPIPRGLTMVEAAALPETFFTVWSNVFDRGHLQPGESLLIHGGSSGIGTTAIQMGKAMGAKVFITAGSQEKCDACIALGADVAINYHESDFVEVIKEATGAKGVDVILDMVGGDYIPKNFKIAALEGRIINIAFLQGPVIKANFLPVMLKRLTVTGSTLRPQTEATKAAIATHLRNTIWPKIETGEIKPVIAKVFPLEEAENAHRLMESNQHIGKIVLKVAAE
- a CDS encoding HpcH/HpaI aldolase/citrate lyase family protein, whose protein sequence is METKTDHAAYPGWRSLLFIPVHVDKFVAKAHSRGADAYILDLEDSVPLAEKELARTKVVNAAKQVSVEGAAALVRINLDEEMAMLDLQASIDASVAAIVIPKVESAEQVISIATKIDKLERERGIESGHTLLIAMIESVEALPRLDEIASANPRVISITLGSEDFSASAGMHSIPETLLMPNQMIAYACRRAGISPLGFPGSIADYSDIEAFRKTVQFANQLGFVGAFCIHPKQAAILNEELMPSADAIEHARGLIDAFEKGLAEGRGAVEFKGKMIDMPVVISARELIARFEKINGCAP